AAATTCTCGTGAAAGCCCTCAAAAAGGCTGGCATCTACCCGATGACCGACTTGTCCCGTTCGTCGGTCCCGCTACCATAAGCACGTCAAACCATGGGTGTGAGCGGTGGCGTGGAATCGAGTTGAGTGCTGCTGTCCGTGTAAAGAGTTATCAACTCAATCAGTCTTGGCCATTTGTTTTAAGTGTCGGGCAATCGCTCGTTTTAGCAGAAACGAGATCATCCACAGCACAGGTTTTGTCAGATTCGATTTCGGGAACATTTGGAACGTGCGGACAATGTGTGTCTTGTCGCCGTTTCGCTCAAACTCCCACAGTTCATCGAAACTCGTTGCCAGACCAGAGAGAGGTCGTGAGAATTCGCTCATGTGCAAACGCACCTGTCGTGTTGGCTCCCAGTTGACGATCTCTTCAACTTGCGTCGAACCGTCCTGATTGGTCACTCGAATTCTTGTTCCGATGATCTCGGGAGTCTCTATCTCAAACTCAGCCGCCTTGATTCCTGGCAACGGTCCATAGCCGTTGAACTCGGGCCATTTGCTTAAATCGAGAATCTTGCTGGCGATTTCTTCGGGCTGTTCAGGGAGAGTGATCTCGCAGGCAAACCGGATCGGTTTCGGTGCGGCAGACTCAACAGCCATTCGCCATGTCCAACCGATGAGAAGCAACTGAAGCGGGACTCGAACCAGCAGGTAGATTGGCCCCCACTGATGTCCTCCCATTCTAACGTGGTTCACCGCAGCGTAGATATTGACCGGAAGGAACAGGAGCAGCATCCCAATCATGATCCAACCGGTCAAAGTGCGATACCGGGGAACCAGCACTGCGGCCGCGGCGATGATTTCGAGAATGCCTGTCACGTAGACGAGTTCGGCACGCATCGGAATCCATGGCGGGAGCATGTCTGCCATCGGCGTTGTCATAAGAAAGTGACCAACTCCGGTGAACAAAAACACCAGTGTGAGTCCAACGCAGCCCAAAAATTCAGTCTCGAAACTTTTTCGTTCAATGATTCGTTGCACGACCCTCCCGACAACCAGAGGTGTTACCAACAGTCCGATCATGATGGCAATCGTCGTCATCTGTTCAATTGATTTCTGTGTGAATCTGGTAAGAGGTAAGTTCGCGTCAGATTCTGAGTGTCGAACGATACATTCTTGATTGCGTCGGTCAGTTCATCAACGGGTAGTATACAAGACAAAACAGTGTTCGCGGTCCAAGTGAAATTCACGTTAACAATGGAAAATTTAGACACTTGC
The sequence above is drawn from the Thalassoglobus sp. JC818 genome and encodes:
- a CDS encoding SRPBCC family protein; the encoded protein is MFLFTGVGHFLMTTPMADMLPPWIPMRAELVYVTGILEIIAAAAVLVPRYRTLTGWIMIGMLLLFLPVNIYAAVNHVRMGGHQWGPIYLLVRVPLQLLLIGWTWRMAVESAAPKPIRFACEITLPEQPEEIASKILDLSKWPEFNGYGPLPGIKAAEFEIETPEIIGTRIRVTNQDGSTQVEEIVNWEPTRQVRLHMSEFSRPLSGLATSFDELWEFERNGDKTHIVRTFQMFPKSNLTKPVLWMISFLLKRAIARHLKQMAKTD